One Nicotiana tomentosiformis chromosome 1, ASM39032v3, whole genome shotgun sequence genomic window, TTCTTCTTTTTTCAcacttttttaattttttattccacACAAACTTAAGAGGGAATTCTGCATAAGTTAATTGTCTTGCTTCTTCATATGTCTTATTTGCCTCGAACCAGCTTAAAAACGGTGATTCCCTTACACTTGGTCTATTGGCAACATCATCAATTGGATCATCATCAGAAAAAATAAATGTTTGTTCATTTGGTAATGAAAGAAAAGTCTTTCTATAGAAGGTTCTCTATGGTGAATTGAAAATCTAAAAATTCTCCAAGCAGCTTCACATGGTGATATGTATTGACAATCATAATACATTTTTATTTCATCCATAGCCGATGAGTCTTCCTCGTGCACACTTTGAGAAAATGCTGCGGTCACACGATCATGCCCCTTATTAACGTACTTAAATAAGTACTTGATTGATCAAGATTGATTGCACCATTCAATATTTATATGTGCACCATACTTCAACAATAAATATCTATGGTGTGGCACCACATATCTGTTATCAAACTCAATACCTTCTCTCTGGATAGTTCTATCATTGTCCCTTCTTTTATAAATAGGATATCCATCTTCATCAATTGTTGtattttgtacaaacttctttggAAAGTGCTTTGTACATCTACCATAACGTATGCAATGAGACGATTTTCTAGCAGAACCACATGGGCTATGCATCATAAAATTCTTCACGGCCTTATAATAATGCGGATCGACCAATTCATCTGGTATTTCTGATGAAATTATTTGATCTACGTCTCCAACATTTGGACATTTATTATAAAGAAAGAGCAATATGTGTGCATGAGGCAACCCTCGCTTTTGGAATTCAATCGTATATATCActgcaaaaaataataatttgtgATAGGGGCAAGTGGTTGTAATTTATATGTAAAATAAATTCTTTATTAAATCTGACTATAAATGTGATAATAATTTAATATAAAGCATGAATTCTATACCTGATTTAACTGCTCCAAAAATTTATTTCTCTTTCAAATCCTTTATTAAACGATCCAATTTGATTTTGAACACCCTAGATAAAATATCCGGGCGATCTAAGCCCCTACTCTTTACAAATCTACTAATCTCAGGCCACTTTGGGTTGCAAGTAAATGTAATGAAGAGATCTGGATATCCAGCCCATTTGCAGATTGCCATAGCATCTTGATAATTTTGAATCATGTATCGTACACCCCCTGTGAAGCTGGATGAAAGAATTACCCGTTTACCTTGAGAAGAAGGATTTATCTCTCCATGTAAAACTGTATCTTTTAATCCTTTATACATGGCAGCTCGCAATTGTTTTTGATGAGTTCTTATATACTTTAACCTAGACGATTCAACCATTGTAATTCCATCAACCAAGAATTGTTGAAATAATCTTCTTGAGTTCACAATTGTTGGTACTTCACCATTCCTTTCTTGAATTTTGTATGCGAAATATTCACGCATGCTAATAAAATGCCTTCCTCCACTTGATTCATCATTTCCATTTAAAGGAATGTCTTCCCGATAACCATCTTCACCGTATGGAAATAATAAAGGATACTGAAGACCTAAATAGGCAGCATTCAACTCATTTATCCTTTGCAGATGTCCAGATTGGGTTTCAACAATGATGTCTCGGTCACATGTAGATACATCAAAATCTCCAAccaccaaagcagctacctctgaaACCAATGGTAAGTTGTATCTTCTTCCATCATAGTTTCGTTTCCCTATCAATCTGAGTCTAACATTGGAGTGAGTATCTTTTTGAATTTTGTCTCTGACCATTCTAAATGACTTTGTCAAAACATTCTGGTCATCGAGCATTTGTTTAAGATCTTGAATAATTTCAGCATGAAGTTGGTTTATGGTTTCACCACGACTGCATAAAAATAGGTTTTATAAAATTGATCTTAGTTTTATTTTGTTAGATTATTCATGCATATATAAATGAAGAATAATTGAATACTAACCCAAGTGCATGAATTCTATTATGCACTTCATTTTCTGTGTCgtatatatataactgtgcaAACTTCGGGGTTGATCCCTCGGGAGGCAATAGGCTTCCAATTTGGTGATAGTTTTGTCCAGATAGTTTGAAAGTTCTTGGCCCCTTTGTTTGATTGACAGAAGCATCAACTTTTCCTCCCATTTATGTAAATGAAAACATTGAGTTATAACTTCTAATATTATCTCTGAAGTGTTTACTTTTTGGACCTGGATAATATATTTGTTGGTGAATTAAGATTTATTCATATATTGCGAATATTATTTAAGTATGGTAAAAATAGATTTTCTTGTTACCTGATCCAAATAATAAGTGTTTTAAAATTGTAGGAGGTTCTTTTGGCTTTGGCAGTTTTATCTTTCCATGACAACAACACAAAGAGAACTCTGGTTTTTTAGATTTGACTTTCTTGCTGATTCTTTCTTCGTACCAGAAGTAAGCACCACAATGTTCACATTCATATGTAGGATCGCCTATATCCCAGTACTCTATTAATAAAAGAGCAAATGTAAGATTAATGTCAAGGTGTAATGTTATGGCATGCCTACTTATTGTATACATATATAGAAATAATAAAATATCCATACCTTCATTGTCAATACTTGCATATCCGATGTCAGCATCTAAAGAGTATAATATTAAAAGCATATTAAATTAGCAATAAAAATTGAAATAGTGGACATGAATGAATCACTGTTTGTGCCAAGATAGACATACCTTCATATTCACTTGCATCATTAATTTCTGCGATTGTTTTCACGTACCATTATGTTAAGTATTTAATCAAGCTACAGTTATTTTGAATATTACTATAATTGTAgtatatttgtataatttaataGCTAAAACTTTTATTCATTAAAAACATACCTTGTACATCACCATCAATATTGACATCCACAAATTGTAATAATAAGTTATAATAAAATGCAGTTAGTATATAAATGATTCATGTTATATAAATAAATTCATTTATAATAAGAACCTTGCAGCATCAATTGCTCATTTAAATCCGGCAGAAGATAATCTCTCTGCACATTTGAAGTTGACAAACCAAACTGCAAATGTTGCTCTTGAGGTATATTTTGATATCGTGTCTGAGATTGAGACGATGAAACGTGTCCGCAACTCTTTAAAGGTGTACAATGTAATCatgtggaattttgatgatttgttATGTCTGTTAAAGGTTgtgttattttttcttttccaaaaGCATTCCCTGTGAACAAAGTCTGTTAACCATAAAACATAGAAATCGACTAACTATTAGAAGTGAAAAAAATATTACATCAACTAACATATTGTTTGAGTAGTACTATTTAACGTAATAAATTTTGTGAAGTATCACCAAAAAGAAAATTCACACAGAACCATAGTTTCAAAAATTTCAGAAACTTCTAgtaattaagaaaataaacaaaagcAAAATAACTAAGCAAATTGAAGTTTAATGTTTAAACGCGAAAAAGTCTTTCGTCGGCCAGTCCTTTACATATAGGAGGTatgggtgttcaaaaccgaaccgaaaccgaaaatcgaaccataaccgaagcttaatggcttattggtatcggtttaacggtttaacagacggggaacggattgaaatttttttattaacggcttatcggtttgggggcggattattcaattttcttaacggataatccgttaacccgttatatatatatatatatatatatatatatatatatatatatatatatatatatatatatatatatatatataaaattcatttttatccatatatatattaaataatcaaaaatcCTTATTCCACTTCCAGTAATCTATCTCTAttctctattactaatttactattagacatttagttataatttactattccagttagttactattagataattttgatgtcatgtattatacccagtgttctcttctatttcttctgaTAGTTATAAGTTGTTAATAGGCTCATTCCCAGA contains:
- the LOC138896473 gene encoding uncharacterized protein, with protein sequence MGGKVDASVNQTKGPRTFKLSGQNYHQIGSLLPPEGSTPKFAQLYIYDTENEVHNRIHALGRGETINQLHAEIIQDLKQMLDDQNVLTKSFRMVRDKIQKDTHSNVRLRLIGKRNYDGRRYNLPLVSEVAALVVGDFDVSTCDRDIIVETQSGHLQRINELNAAYLGLQYPLLFPYGEDGYREDIPLNGNDESSGGRHFISMREYFAYKIQERNGEVPTIVNSRRLFQQFLVDGITMVESSRLKYIRTHQKQLRAAMYKGLKDTVLHGEINPSSQGKRVILSSSFTGGVRYMIQNYQDAMAICKWAGYPDLFITFTCNPKWPEISRFVKSRGLDRPDILSRVFKIKLDRLIKDLKEK